From one Lotus japonicus ecotype B-129 chromosome 3, LjGifu_v1.2 genomic stretch:
- the LOC130743205 gene encoding 50S ribosomal protein L4, chloroplastic translates to MASTSTSLSFFSSSIFLSNPSKLKVPTKLSNSNSTPFSVACKLATLPVLSFTGEKVGESTLDLKTAPPNTARAVVHRAVVTDLQNKRRGTASTKNRAEVRGGGKKPYPQKKTGRARRGSNRTPLRPGGGVIFGPRPRDWSIKINRKEKRLAISTAVASAAANTIVVEDFAAEFEGKPRTKDFIAALNRWGLDPKEKATFVVTELSKNVELSSRNIGTLKILTPRTLNLYDILNADKLVLTPGAVEFLNQRYGVNNQDNDDEEDEYVEEEEEVEEGEGEVDGEEGPDTEDGADVVN, encoded by the exons ATGGCTTCAACCTCAACCTCCCTCtcattcttctcatcttcaatcTTCCTCTCTAAcccttcaaaactcaaagtccCCACAAAACTCTCTAATTCTAATTCAACCCCCTTCTCCGTCGCCTGCAAGCTCGCAACCCTCCCGGTTCTCTCCTTCACCGGCGAGAAAGTCGGCGAGTCCACCCTCGACCTCAAAACCGCCCCACCAAACACCGCACGTGCCGTCGTCCACCGCGCCGTCGTCACCGACCTCCAAAACAAGCGCCGCGGCACCGCCTCCACCAAGAACCGCGCGGAGGTCCGCGGCGGTGGCAAGAAGCCCTACCCTCAGAAGAAGACCGGTCGCGCCCGGCGAGGGTCAAACCGGACTCCGCTTCGTCCCGGCGGAGGTGTCATCTTCGGCCCGAGGCCGCGTGATTGGAGTATCAAGATTAACCGGAAGGAGAAGAGGCTGGCGATTTCCACCGCTGTGGCTAGTGCTGCTGCGAATACTATCGTGGTGGAGGATTTTGCGGCGGAGTTTGAAGGGAAGCCGAGGACGAAGGATTTCATTGCGGCGTTGAATCGGTGGGGGCTTGACCCGAAGGAGAAGGCTACGTTTGTGGTGACTGAGTTGTCGAAGAATGTGGAGCTTTCGAGTAGGAACATTGGGACTTTGAAGATTTTGACGCCGAGGACGCTGAATTTGTATGATATTTTGAATGCTGATAAGCTTGTGCTCACACCTGGTGCTGTGGAGTTTTTGAATCAGAGGTATGGGGTTAATAACCAAgacaatgatgatgaagaagatgaatatgttgaagaagaggaagaagtagaagaaggtgaaggtgaagtggatggtgaagaag GACCTGACACAGAGGATGGTGCTGATGTGGTGAATTAA
- the LOC130748875 gene encoding mavicyanin-like, translated as MAKTMVASLLVLLVAFPTVFGADHTVGDASGWNIGVDYTTWASGKTFKVGDNLVFTYSSSLHGVDEVDESSYKSCSTSSPIKTYSDGNTKVALTKAGTLYFICPTPGHCTSSGGMKVQIKVVAASSTTPSPTPTTPTPSTPTPTTPSPTTPSTTPSSPSESATPEAKSPSSPPKDSGAFTVSSGITLLVGSFITILGFMA; from the exons ATGGCTAAAACAATGGTGGCTTCCTTATTGGTCCTCCTTGTGGCTTTTCCTACAGTGTTTGGAGCTGACCATACAGTTGGTGAtgctagtggatggaacatagGGGTTGATTACACCACCTGGGCCTCTGGGAAAACCTTCAAAGTTGGTGATAATTTGG TGTTCACATATTCATCATCCCTGCACGGTGTGGATGAAGTGGATGAGAGTTCTTACAAGAGCTGCAGTACAAGCAGTCCCATTAAAACCTACAGTGATGGAAACACCAAGGTTGCATTGACCAAAGCTGgcaccttgtacttcatttgCCCCACTCCAGGTCACTGCACTAGTTCAGGAGGCATGAAGGTGCAAATCAAAGTTGTTGCTGCTTCCAGCACCACCCCATCTCCCACTCCCACCACCCCAACTCCATCAACTCCAACACCAACCACTCCATCACCAACCACTCCATCAACAACCCCTTCTTCTCCCTCAGAGTCAGCCACTCCTGAAGCCAAATCTCCCTCATCACCTCCTAAGGATAGTGGAGCTTTCACTGTTTCTAGTGGCATCACCCTTTTGGTTGGGTCTTTCATTACCATTTTGGGTTTCATGGCCTAG